The following are from one region of the Periophthalmus magnuspinnatus isolate fPerMag1 chromosome 5, fPerMag1.2.pri, whole genome shotgun sequence genome:
- the slc6a14 gene encoding sodium- and chloride-dependent neutral and basic amino acid transporter B(0+), giving the protein MLSTIGYAVGLGNIWRFPYLAYKNGGGAFLIPYFLMLFLAGLPLFFMESALGQFCSQGPINVWRAVPLLQGVGVAMVLITLIVSFYYNVIIAYSLFYMFASFQSPLPWARCSGWGSDNCTDPHTVLCNVSGVIVSNWTQQNMSCPPSDQIQVQSQTPSEQYWDEEALRRSSGMDETGTVVWHLALCLLLSSIIVGAALIKGIKSSGKVVYFTATFPYVVILILLIRGATLEGARDGIEYYIGTQSNLTKLADAQVWKDAATQTFYSLSIGWGGVLTLASYNNFNNNVFKDAFIVCFTNAGTSVFAGFAIFSILGHMAFVYNKPVGEVVKEGFGLAFIAYPDALSKLPISPLWSVLFFFMLLTVGLDSQFAGIEVVITCVVDACPSLFNSKRALLTLAISCSVFLLGLPCVTQAGIYWVTLIDQFLGTWVLLIVGFMEVAAVSYIYGGNRFIKDIEMMIGDKTFCFWLWWRACWFFISPCIILVILVWSLLTFTSPSYGSVPYPDWGLALGWCIAVFVLMWIPLIALYKFIKAQGSVWERLKSLCRPTEDWHPYLEKHRGERYSVENQTNKCTDTSSVSVISSSWL; this is encoded by the exons ATGCTCTCCACCATCGGCTACGCTGTGGGCCTTGGCAACATCTGGAGGTTCCCCTATCTGGCCTACAAGAACGGAGGAG GTGCGTTCCTGATCCCGTACTTCCTCATGTTGTTTCTGGCCGGGCTCCCTCTGTTCTTCATGGAGagtgctctgggacagttctgcAGCCAGGGCCCCATCAACGTGTGGAGGGCCGTACCTCTGCTGCAGG GAGTGGGCGTTGCCATGGTGCTCATCACTTTGATCGTGAGTTTCTATTATAACGTGATCATCGCCTACAGTCTGTTCTACATGTTCGCCTCGTTCCAGTCGCCTCTGCCCTGGGCGCGCTGCTCCGGCTGGGGCTCGGACAACTGCACTGACCCACACACAG TGCTGTGTAACGTCAGTGGAGTCATTGTGTCAAACTGGACCCAACAAAACATGAGCTGTCCTCCTTCAGACCAGATCCAAGTCCAGAGCCAGACTCCAAGTGAGCAGTACTGGGA TGAGGAGGCCCTGAGGAGATCCAGTGGGATGGATGAGACGGGGACAGTGGTTTGGCATCTGGCTCTGTGTCTGCTGCTCAGCTCCATCATCGTGGGAGCGGCTCTCATCAAGGGAATCAAATCCTCGGGGAAG gtgGTGTACTTCACTGCGACTTTCCCCTATGTGGTGATCCTCATCCTGCTGATCCGTGGAGCCACACTAGAGGGCGCCAGAGATGGCATTGAGTATTACATTGGGACTCAGTCAAATCTGACCAAACTGGCAGATGCTCAG GTGTGGAAGGACGCAGCCACCCAAACCTTCTACTCGTTATCGATCGGATGGGGTGGAGTCCTAACTCTGGCGTCTTATAATAATTTCAACAACAACGTGTTCAAAGATGCCTTCATTGTGTGCTTCACTAATGCAG GCACCAGTGTCTTCGCAGGATTCGCCATATTCTCCATCCTGGGTCACATGGCTTTTGTTTACAATAAACCTGTCGGAGAAGTCGTCAAAGAAG gttTTGGTCTGGCGTTCATTGCGTATCCGGATGCTCTGTCAAAGCTGCCCATCTCCCCTCTGTGGTCGGTGTTGTTCTTCTTCATGCTCCTGACTGTGGGGTTAGACTCACAGTTCGCTGGAATAG AGGTGGTGATCACTTGTGTGGTGGACGCCTGCCCTTCTCTGTTCAATTCCAAACGAGCTCTTCTCACTTTGGCCATCTCCTGCTCTGTGTTCCTGCTCGGCCTGCCCTGTGTCACCCAG GCAGGGATCTACTGGGTCACCCTCATCGACCAGTTCCTTGGGACTTGGGTGCTTCTGATTGTGGGTTTTATGGAAGTGGCTGCGGTCTCTTATATTTATG GGGGAAACCGTTTTATTAAAGACATTGAGATGATGATTGGAGACAAGACTTTTTGCTTCTGGTTATGGTGGAGAGCCTGTTGGTTTTTCATCAGCCCCTGCATTATTTTG GTGATCCTAGTGTGGTCCCTCCTCACCTTCACCTCCCCCTCTTACGGGTCGGTGCCGTACCCGGACTGGGGCCTGGCTTTGGGCTGGTGCATCGCTGTGTTTGTGCTCATGTGGATTCCTCTCATCGCTCTCTACAAGTTTATAAAGGCCCAGGGCTCAGTGTGGGAG cGTTTGAAATCTCTGTGTCGTCCCACTGAAGACTGGCACCCGTATCTAGAGAAGCACCGAGGAGAGAGGTACTCTGTGGAAAACCAAACCaacaaatgtacagatacctccagtgtctctgtgatCTCCAGCTCGTGGCTTTGA